A stretch of bacterium DNA encodes these proteins:
- a CDS encoding FtsX-like permease family protein codes for MRILDRKLLRDLASSWRLLSAVVAILAAGIASFVSMLTAYANLEKSRAAYYDACRMADFWIEVKKAPVPEVARLASLDDVARVRTRVTAAVRVVIPGADRPVGGLLMSMPEEAGAAIDDIVVRSGSYFTPGVSNQVIVSEKFADARGLGPGDTLDLIVAGRQRSLRVVGTAISPEFIYLTAPGTLMDTPGAYGVFFVKRSYAEDTLDFAGACNGVVGIFRPGSGPGERRLALKELTARLEPYGVFSSVTRRNQFSNMMLSSEMQGLQSLATILPLLFLGVAALVLNVLLSRMAQQQRTVVGTLKALGYGNRTLLGHYLLFSVVVGLAGGVAGCLIGHALGSSLTGYYRNFFTFPILIDDVYPGLWGLSWGIALLFAVLGAARGIRSVARLEPAEAMHPPPPAVGGAIALEKIPSFWNRLTALQRVTVRNLFRNRLRTAGAVVAGALGAFILLLALGFVDSLDFLIDFQFDKVMRADFHLGLRDYRGGGALLEAAALPGVAAAEPVFNLDCTFFNRNHSKKGTIAGILPGGSLTVPCAADGRRVLVPPSGLLVPERLAEQLEVNAGERLAVVPVRGASGTVSLPVAGIIRSMLGLTVYADYSYLNRIMGETGAMDTIEIKTDGSEPERREFLREVSAMPEIEGVGDTRAEKLVLSRQFSQGMMTMAAVMIVFAAVIFFGSILNGSFISLEERRREVATLRVLGYTPRQVGALFFRESLATNMAGTLAGIPLAYLGIGAMMTSFRNDFYAFPAVISPISVVYTVVLAALFVFISQWVVMRSIRSMDWVEALSIKE; via the coding sequence GTGAGGATTCTCGACCGCAAACTGCTCCGCGACCTGGCTTCGAGCTGGCGGCTGCTAAGCGCGGTGGTGGCCATCCTCGCCGCCGGGATCGCTTCCTTCGTCTCCATGCTCACCGCCTACGCCAACCTGGAAAAGTCCCGGGCGGCCTACTACGACGCCTGCCGGATGGCGGATTTCTGGATCGAGGTCAAAAAGGCGCCGGTGCCCGAGGTCGCCCGCCTGGCCTCGCTCGATGACGTCGCCCGGGTCCGCACCCGGGTGACGGCGGCGGTCCGGGTCGTCATCCCCGGCGCGGACCGACCCGTCGGGGGGTTGCTGATGTCGATGCCCGAGGAAGCCGGCGCGGCCATCGACGATATCGTGGTCAGGTCGGGAAGCTACTTCACTCCCGGGGTCAGCAACCAGGTCATCGTCTCCGAGAAGTTCGCGGACGCCCGGGGTCTCGGACCCGGGGACACGCTGGACCTGATCGTGGCCGGACGGCAGCGGTCCCTGCGCGTGGTCGGCACCGCCATCAGTCCCGAATTCATCTACCTGACCGCCCCGGGCACCCTCATGGACACACCCGGCGCCTACGGGGTGTTTTTCGTGAAGCGCTCGTACGCCGAGGATACTCTCGACTTCGCCGGTGCCTGCAACGGCGTCGTCGGCATTTTCCGGCCCGGTTCGGGTCCCGGGGAGAGGCGCCTGGCCCTGAAGGAACTGACCGCGCGCCTGGAACCGTACGGGGTGTTTTCCTCGGTGACGCGCCGCAACCAGTTTTCGAACATGATGCTCTCCTCGGAGATGCAGGGGCTCCAGAGCCTCGCCACCATCCTTCCCCTCCTCTTCCTGGGGGTGGCCGCCCTCGTCCTCAACGTCCTCCTCTCCCGGATGGCCCAGCAACAGCGGACGGTGGTGGGGACGCTCAAGGCCCTGGGCTACGGGAACCGGACGCTGCTGGGCCACTACCTGCTTTTCAGCGTGGTGGTGGGGCTGGCCGGGGGAGTCGCCGGCTGCCTGATCGGACACGCCCTGGGCAGTTCGCTGACCGGGTACTACCGCAACTTCTTCACGTTCCCCATCCTGATCGACGACGTCTATCCCGGGCTCTGGGGGCTGTCCTGGGGGATCGCCCTCCTGTTCGCGGTGCTGGGCGCCGCGCGGGGGATCCGCAGCGTGGCCCGGTTGGAGCCGGCCGAGGCCATGCACCCGCCCCCGCCCGCGGTGGGGGGAGCGATCGCCCTGGAAAAAATCCCCTCGTTCTGGAACCGGCTGACCGCGCTGCAGCGGGTGACGGTCCGCAACCTTTTCCGCAACCGTCTGCGGACGGCGGGAGCGGTGGTGGCCGGCGCCCTGGGGGCGTTCATCCTCCTGCTGGCCCTGGGGTTCGTTGATTCCCTCGACTTTTTGATCGATTTCCAGTTCGACAAGGTCATGCGCGCCGATTTCCACCTGGGCCTGCGGGACTACCGGGGAGGGGGCGCGCTCCTGGAAGCGGCCGCCCTGCCCGGGGTGGCGGCGGCGGAGCCGGTCTTCAACCTCGACTGCACCTTCTTCAACCGCAACCACTCCAAAAAAGGGACGATCGCCGGCATCCTCCCCGGGGGGAGCCTGACCGTGCCCTGCGCCGCGGACGGGCGCCGGGTGCTCGTCCCCCCCTCGGGGCTGCTGGTTCCCGAGCGCCTGGCCGAGCAGTTGGAGGTGAACGCGGGGGAACGGCTCGCGGTCGTTCCCGTCCGGGGCGCATCCGGGACCGTCTCCCTGCCGGTGGCCGGGATCATCAGGAGCATGCTGGGCCTGACCGTCTACGCCGATTATTCCTACCTCAACCGGATCATGGGCGAAACCGGCGCCATGGACACGATCGAGATCAAGACCGACGGTTCCGAGCCGGAGCGCCGGGAGTTTCTCCGGGAGGTGTCGGCGATGCCGGAAATCGAGGGAGTGGGGGACACCCGGGCCGAGAAACTGGTCCTCTCCCGGCAGTTCAGCCAGGGGATGATGACGATGGCGGCGGTGATGATCGTCTTCGCCGCGGTCATCTTCTTCGGCTCCATCCTCAACGGTTCGTTCATTTCCCTGGAGGAACGGCGCAGGGAAGTGGCCACCCTGCGGGTGCTCGGCTACACCCCCCGGCAGGTGGGGGCGCTTTTTTTCCGCGAAAGCCTGGCCACGAACATGGCGGGGACGCTGGCGGGCATCCCCCTGGCCTACCTGGGCATCGGGGCGATGATGACGTCCTTCCGCAACGACTTCTACGCCTTCCCGGCGGTGATCTCGCCGATCTCGGTAGTCTACACCGTGGTCCTGGCCGCGCTCTTCGTGTTTATCTCGCAGTGGGTGGTCATGCGCAGCATCAGGTCGATGGATTGGGTGGAGGCGTTGAGCATCAAGGAGTGA
- a CDS encoding ABC transporter ATP-binding protein, which produces MPEQVQPETTPPPPPADSGCALRLEGVTKTYLMGEVEVPVLRGVDAEIPRGRISVVLGASGSGKSTLLNMIGGVDRPTAGRIWFDKEEITGYSEAALTLYRRENVGFVFQFYNLIPTLTAAENVDVVADLVRDPIPSLKALDLVDLRDRAGHFPAQLSGGQQQRVSIARALAKQPRLLLCDEPTGALDRETGVKVLSLIQDLNRKFSTTTVMITHAPAIAELAHCVFHLQDGKIVKVDRRDSPKEADRLQW; this is translated from the coding sequence ATGCCAGAGCAGGTCCAACCGGAAACGACGCCTCCTCCTCCGCCCGCGGATTCCGGGTGCGCCCTGCGCCTGGAGGGAGTGACCAAGACCTACCTGATGGGGGAAGTCGAGGTCCCGGTCCTCCGCGGGGTCGACGCCGAGATCCCCCGGGGGCGGATCAGCGTGGTTCTGGGGGCTTCCGGTTCGGGCAAAAGTACGCTGTTGAACATGATCGGAGGCGTCGACCGCCCCACCGCCGGCCGGATCTGGTTCGACAAGGAAGAGATCACCGGCTACTCCGAGGCGGCCCTGACCCTGTATCGGCGCGAAAACGTCGGGTTCGTCTTCCAGTTCTACAACCTCATCCCCACGCTGACCGCCGCCGAGAACGTCGACGTCGTCGCCGACTTGGTCCGGGACCCGATCCCCTCCCTGAAAGCCCTGGACCTGGTCGACCTCCGGGACCGCGCCGGGCATTTCCCCGCGCAGCTTTCGGGCGGGCAGCAGCAGCGGGTCTCCATCGCCCGAGCGCTGGCCAAACAGCCCCGGCTGCTGCTCTGCGACGAGCCCACCGGCGCCCTCGACCGGGAAACCGGGGTCAAGGTCCTCTCCCTGATCCAGGACCTCAACCGGAAATTCTCCACCACCACCGTCATGATCACCCACGCGCCCGCCATCGCCGAACTGGCCCACTGCGTCTTCCATCTCCAGGACGGGAAGATCGTCAAGGTCGACCGTCGGGACAGTCCGAAAGAGGCCGACCGGCTGCAATGGTGA
- a CDS encoding zinc ribbon domain-containing protein, translating to MPTYDYRCRDCGHTFEVFQPMTARKLRKCPICGGKLERLLGTGAGIIFKGSGFYATDYRKPGYGEAKKKDAAPASVPAPDASKKSAKKESGD from the coding sequence ATGCCCACCTATGATTACCGATGCCGCGACTGCGGGCACACGTTCGAGGTTTTTCAGCCGATGACGGCCCGCAAGCTGAGGAAGTGCCCGATCTGCGGCGGGAAGCTGGAACGTCTGCTCGGCACCGGCGCGGGAATCATCTTCAAGGGGTCGGGCTTCTACGCCACCGACTACCGCAAACCCGGCTACGGCGAGGCCAAGAAAAAGGACGCCGCGCCGGCGAGCGTTCCGGCCCCGGACGCTTCCAAAAAGAGCGCTAAGAAAGAATCCGGGGATTAA
- a CDS encoding polyprenyl synthetase family protein, producing the protein MDSAALKTYLAERAARIDRALVEAMPAPTTFPERLHRAMLYSLTAPGKRIRPILCLAAAAASGGREEDAVAPACAVEMIHAHSLIHDDLPCMDDDDLRRGLPTCHVRFGEVTALLAGDALISAAYAVLARAPLADETVRRLVAALAAAAGSEGICGGQEADMAAEGTEAGLEAVETIHRYKTGSLLRAAVVMGGIAGGAAPSRLRALGDYGSRFGLAFQIRDDLLDVTGNREQLGKTPGKDASKSKPTYASLLGAEGCRNELDRLVGECARVLEEFGTEADPLRALARLLDAREP; encoded by the coding sequence ATGGACTCCGCGGCCCTGAAAACCTACCTCGCCGAGCGGGCGGCCCGGATCGACCGGGCCCTGGTCGAAGCCATGCCCGCCCCTACGACCTTCCCCGAGCGCCTGCATCGGGCCATGCTCTACAGCCTGACCGCACCGGGCAAGCGCATCCGTCCCATCCTCTGCCTGGCGGCGGCCGCCGCCTCGGGGGGCCGGGAAGAGGACGCCGTCGCCCCCGCCTGCGCGGTGGAGATGATCCACGCCCACTCCCTCATCCACGACGATCTCCCCTGCATGGACGACGACGACCTCCGCCGGGGCCTTCCCACCTGTCATGTCCGGTTCGGCGAAGTCACCGCCCTCCTGGCCGGCGACGCCCTGATCTCGGCGGCCTACGCCGTCCTGGCTCGGGCTCCCCTGGCCGACGAGACGGTCCGGCGCCTGGTCGCCGCCCTGGCCGCGGCCGCGGGCAGCGAGGGGATCTGCGGGGGGCAGGAAGCGGACATGGCGGCCGAGGGAACGGAAGCCGGCCTGGAAGCCGTGGAGACGATCCACCGCTACAAGACCGGGAGCCTCCTCCGGGCGGCGGTGGTGATGGGCGGAATCGCCGGCGGTGCGGCCCCTTCCCGGCTCCGGGCCCTGGGCGACTACGGCTCGCGCTTCGGCCTGGCCTTCCAGATCCGCGACGACCTCCTGGACGTGACCGGAAACCGCGAACAACTGGGTAAGACCCCGGGCAAGGACGCCTCCAAGTCCAAGCCCACCTACGCCTCCCTTCTGGGAGCCGAGGGCTGCCGGAACGAACTCGACCGGCTGGTCGGCGAATGCGCCCGGGTCCTGGAAGAGTTCGGCACCGAGGCCGACCCGCTGCGGGCCCTGGCCCGGCTGCTGGACGCCCGGGAACCATGA
- a CDS encoding lysophospholipid acyltransferase family protein, producing MEKGLDDVYRIPERPPSRFGRKFPTVYFLERLAEAIAATARLTRKPGLTDREFVLSCRRPMEAMLAVGARLEIDGLENFTGLPGPCVFIGNHMSTLETVTLPWLIWPWRRVSFVVKRELMGYPGMGRILAFMRSIPVERTNPRLDLKTVMSRGEALLAEGWAVVIFPQAHRRDRFDPGAFNTIGVRLAARAGVPVVPVAIKTDAWAPGRVLKDCGRVRPDRPIVFSFGAPIPAAGNGREAQRRVVGFIADVLAPYGLAEPEPGETP from the coding sequence ATGGAGAAGGGGCTCGACGACGTCTACCGGATCCCGGAGCGCCCCCCATCGCGGTTCGGACGGAAGTTCCCCACCGTTTACTTCCTCGAACGCCTGGCGGAGGCGATCGCGGCCACCGCCCGGCTGACCCGCAAGCCCGGTCTGACCGACCGGGAGTTCGTCCTTTCCTGCCGGCGCCCGATGGAAGCGATGCTCGCCGTGGGCGCCCGTCTCGAGATCGACGGCTTGGAAAACTTCACCGGCCTGCCCGGCCCCTGCGTCTTCATCGGGAACCACATGAGCACCCTGGAGACCGTCACCCTCCCCTGGCTGATCTGGCCCTGGCGGAGGGTGAGCTTCGTGGTCAAGCGGGAACTCATGGGCTACCCGGGGATGGGCCGGATCCTCGCCTTCATGCGCTCCATCCCGGTGGAAAGAACCAATCCGCGCCTCGACCTGAAGACGGTCATGTCCCGCGGGGAAGCCCTTCTCGCCGAGGGATGGGCGGTGGTGATCTTCCCTCAGGCCCATCGCCGGGACCGCTTCGATCCGGGAGCCTTCAACACCATCGGAGTGCGCCTGGCCGCCCGGGCCGGGGTCCCGGTGGTCCCCGTCGCCATCAAGACCGACGCGTGGGCCCCCGGGCGCGTGCTCAAGGACTGCGGGCGCGTCCGGCCCGACCGGCCGATCGTCTTCAGTTTCGGAGCCCCGATCCCCGCCGCGGGCAACGGCCGCGAGGCCCAGCGACGGGTGGTCGGCTTCATCGCCGACGTGCTGGCCCCCTACGGGCTGGCCGAACCCGAACCCGGAGAAACGCCATGA
- the purU gene encoding formyltetrahydrofolate deformylase: MNRRRSAVLLIHCPDRQGLVVAVTGFIQEHRGNIVHLDEVVDGDSGTFFMRVEWELEGFTIPPERIAETFQTAVAAKLAMVWSLYFSEDVPRMAIFVSHLPHCLYDLLARRQAGEWRVDIPLIVGNHPDLEDVARRFGIDFYCFPVDAGNKSRQEAAELELLERNRIDFIVLARYMQILSGGFVARYPNRIINIHHSFLPAFPGARPYHSAYERGVKIIGATSHYVSAQLDEGPIIAQDVIHLSHKDQVADLIRKGRDLEKTVLARAVWHHLQRRILVFGNRTVVFD; this comes from the coding sequence ATGAACCGCCGCCGATCCGCCGTTCTCCTCATTCACTGCCCCGACCGCCAGGGGCTGGTCGTCGCCGTCACCGGCTTCATCCAGGAGCATCGCGGCAACATCGTCCATCTGGACGAAGTCGTGGACGGGGATTCCGGAACGTTTTTCATGCGGGTGGAGTGGGAGCTGGAAGGGTTCACCATCCCCCCGGAACGGATCGCCGAAACGTTTCAAACCGCCGTGGCGGCCAAGCTGGCCATGGTCTGGAGCCTGTATTTTTCCGAGGACGTCCCCCGGATGGCGATCTTCGTCTCCCACCTTCCCCACTGCCTCTACGATCTGCTCGCCCGCAGACAAGCCGGGGAATGGCGGGTCGACATCCCCCTGATCGTCGGCAACCATCCCGACCTCGAAGACGTGGCCCGGCGCTTCGGAATCGATTTTTACTGCTTCCCCGTCGACGCCGGCAACAAATCCCGGCAGGAAGCGGCGGAGCTGGAGCTGCTCGAGCGCAACCGGATCGATTTCATCGTCCTGGCCCGCTACATGCAGATCCTCTCCGGCGGTTTCGTCGCCCGCTACCCCAACCGGATCATCAACATCCACCACTCCTTTCTCCCGGCTTTTCCCGGCGCCCGGCCTTACCATTCCGCCTACGAACGCGGGGTGAAGATCATCGGGGCGACCAGCCACTACGTTTCCGCGCAGCTGGACGAGGGCCCGATCATCGCCCAGGACGTGATCCATCTTTCCCACAAGGACCAGGTCGCCGACCTGATCCGCAAAGGCCGGGACCTGGAGAAAACGGTTCTGGCCCGGGCGGTCTGGCATCACCTGCAGCGCCGGATCCTGGTCTTCGGGAACCGGACGGTGGTATTCGACTGA
- a CDS encoding S1/P1 nuclease, translated as MRALRKIPGVPLLLLGVFSFLLPSSALSWGSWEHQVCGEVAELALLPAARRQIDLLLGPGVRLSQVANWADEIKRARRETGPWHYVNYPLRDSEPGFSVYEADEGNVVTALEEQLRRAGDWTLETEKRAEALKFVVHFVGDIHQPMHCAAGEDRGGNTVVVFFDGSRTNYHSVWDSRFSGFRDRSPELFALRLWELSTPGFRERAAAGSPYDWMVESHVLARDFAYPLLEKARSCQRTRRPELSGVWARAARPLIMRRLFVAGVRLAAALNRTLVPPPPTPAPPPPSLENSAPDYAD; from the coding sequence ATGCGCGCGCTCAGGAAAATTCCGGGGGTCCCTCTCCTGCTCCTGGGCGTCTTCTCCTTCCTCCTGCCTTCCTCCGCCCTCTCCTGGGGATCGTGGGAGCACCAGGTCTGCGGGGAGGTGGCCGAACTGGCCCTGCTCCCGGCGGCGCGCCGCCAGATCGATCTCCTCCTCGGCCCCGGCGTACGCCTCAGCCAGGTGGCCAACTGGGCGGACGAGATCAAACGCGCCCGCCGCGAAACCGGTCCCTGGCATTACGTCAACTACCCGCTTCGGGATAGCGAGCCCGGCTTCAGCGTGTACGAGGCCGACGAGGGCAACGTCGTCACCGCCCTCGAGGAGCAGCTGCGCCGCGCCGGCGACTGGACCCTTGAAACCGAAAAGCGGGCCGAAGCACTCAAGTTCGTGGTCCATTTCGTGGGCGATATTCATCAGCCCATGCACTGCGCCGCCGGTGAAGACCGGGGAGGCAATACCGTGGTCGTCTTCTTCGACGGGTCCCGGACCAACTACCATTCGGTCTGGGACAGCCGTTTCAGCGGGTTCCGGGACCGGTCCCCCGAGCTTTTCGCTCTCCGCCTGTGGGAGCTGAGCACCCCGGGCTTCCGGGAGCGCGCCGCCGCGGGTTCCCCCTACGACTGGATGGTCGAGTCCCACGTTCTCGCCCGGGACTTCGCCTACCCTCTGCTGGAAAAAGCCCGCTCCTGCCAGCGCACCCGCCGCCCGGAACTTTCCGGCGTCTGGGCCCGGGCGGCCCGGCCGCTGATCATGCGCCGGCTCTTCGTCGCCGGGGTCAGGCTGGCCGCCGCTCTCAACCGCACCCTGGTTCCGCCCCCCCCCACCCCGGCGCCCCCGCCTCCGTCCCTGGAGAACTCCGCGCCTGATTACGCTGACTAA
- a CDS encoding DUF1622 domain-containing protein, whose product MHYYRDVMAAAGTGIDAVGVLIIVVGALAATGRFLFRRRSADEGYKMYRQDLGRAILLGLEFLVAGDIIRTVVVAPTLANVVTLGLIVLIRTFLSMALQMEVEHRWPWQAKPASGPEDTGAESIEHGA is encoded by the coding sequence ATGCACTATTACCGGGACGTGATGGCGGCGGCGGGTACGGGCATCGACGCGGTCGGGGTTCTGATCATCGTCGTCGGCGCCCTGGCGGCGACCGGGCGCTTTCTCTTCCGGCGGCGCAGCGCCGACGAGGGCTACAAAATGTACCGCCAGGACCTGGGGCGGGCCATCCTCCTGGGGCTGGAGTTCCTGGTGGCGGGCGACATCATCCGGACGGTGGTGGTCGCTCCCACCCTGGCCAACGTCGTCACCCTGGGGCTGATCGTACTGATCCGGACTTTCCTGAGCATGGCTCTCCAGATGGAGGTCGAGCATCGTTGGCCCTGGCAGGCCAAGCCCGCCTCCGGCCCGGAGGATACGGGAGCAGAGAGCATAGAGCATGGAGCATAG